The following proteins come from a genomic window of Frankia casuarinae:
- a CDS encoding serine/threonine-protein kinase has translation MRLTGPEPERFITDRVAEALPAYEVTAMLGHGGHAVVLAGRHRRLGRTVAIKVLSTSAADGGAHGRFLAEARLLAGLDHPHVVRIYDYVESGDLCLLVMERLAGGTVRARAANGLTVDVVCAIGLATAAALECAHAGGILHRDIKPDNILFSADGLLKVTDFGIAKLIGASGAAPSTLVGTPVYMAPEQFDGRPPGPACDLYALGIVLYELLSGRPPFVRALSMAQLMDHHLRVAPQPLDAAPPAIAAVVDRALRKEPGARPPSARAFALDLAAATAHALGAGWLTRCPLPLRLDDDVRDAARGSPPARTPPARTPPARTPPARTPPARTPPARTPPARTPPARTPPARTPPARTPPARTPPARTPPARTPPDTPPSAVPPPATASPRRWSAGVIRRRSLNRTARRDLRPADITSAPLRVDYPYSVVAAPDGAVYVSQRLRHRVLRIERDGRTVHVAGSGKSGPHGDGGPAVNAELDNPCGLALGPDGSLFIADSFNNRIRRVAPDGRIVTVAGSGRHGPPAGPAARHAASLNLAHPHGVYVDAAGLVYVANTGGHQVIRIDPDLRAAPLAGAGVPGLSGDHGPAQFAQLRRPHDVTAPPGRNVYLADTDNHLLRAVDADGIISTAAGMFYGASPDDGAPARIADVGRPHSLAPTPSGGLLVTDPDRGRVRLVTHDRLVRIFADARTGLRRPLGVTVHSDGTAFVVDTAQHLIHRLPVA, from the coding sequence GTGCGGCTGACCGGACCGGAGCCGGAACGGTTCATCACCGACCGGGTGGCCGAGGCGCTCCCCGCCTATGAGGTGACCGCCATGCTCGGGCACGGCGGTCACGCCGTCGTCCTCGCGGGTCGCCACCGCCGGCTCGGTCGAACCGTTGCGATCAAGGTCCTGTCGACCAGCGCGGCGGACGGCGGCGCCCACGGTCGGTTCCTGGCGGAGGCGCGCCTGCTGGCCGGACTCGACCATCCCCACGTAGTCCGCATCTACGACTACGTCGAATCCGGGGACCTGTGCCTGCTCGTCATGGAACGACTGGCGGGCGGCACCGTGCGGGCCCGCGCGGCGAACGGGCTGACCGTCGACGTCGTCTGCGCGATCGGGTTGGCGACCGCCGCCGCGCTGGAATGCGCGCACGCGGGCGGGATCCTGCACCGCGACATCAAACCGGACAACATTCTCTTCAGCGCCGACGGCCTGCTGAAGGTCACCGACTTCGGGATCGCCAAGCTCATCGGCGCTTCCGGCGCGGCCCCGAGCACGCTCGTCGGTACCCCCGTCTACATGGCGCCGGAACAGTTCGACGGCCGGCCGCCGGGACCGGCGTGCGACCTGTACGCACTCGGGATCGTCCTCTACGAACTGCTCAGCGGCCGCCCACCGTTCGTCCGGGCGCTATCGATGGCGCAGCTGATGGACCATCATCTGCGCGTCGCGCCGCAACCACTGGACGCCGCGCCGCCGGCAATCGCCGCGGTGGTGGACCGGGCGCTGCGCAAGGAGCCCGGTGCACGCCCGCCGTCGGCCCGCGCGTTCGCCCTGGATCTCGCCGCCGCGACGGCCCATGCGCTCGGTGCGGGCTGGCTCACCCGCTGCCCGCTGCCGCTGCGGCTCGACGACGATGTGCGCGACGCGGCGCGCGGCAGTCCACCAGCCCGCACACCACCAGCCCGCACACCACCAGCCCGCACACCACCAGCCCGCACACCACCAGCCCGCACACCACCAGCCCGCACACCACCAGCCCGCACACCACCAGCCCGCACACCACCAGCCCGCACACCACCAGCCCGCACACCACCAGCCCGCACACCACCAGCCCGCACACCACCAGCCCGCACACCGCCGGACACTCCGCCGTCAGCCGTCCCGCCACCAGCCACCGCCTCACCACGCCGATGGTCAGCCGGCGTGATCCGGCGCCGGTCCCTGAACCGGACCGCGCGGCGCGACCTCCGCCCGGCCGACATCACGTCCGCGCCGTTGCGGGTGGACTACCCGTACAGCGTGGTCGCCGCGCCGGATGGTGCGGTATACGTGTCCCAACGGCTACGCCACCGGGTGCTCCGGATCGAACGCGACGGCCGGACGGTTCACGTGGCCGGCTCCGGCAAGAGCGGCCCGCACGGTGACGGGGGGCCGGCCGTCAACGCCGAGCTGGACAACCCGTGCGGGCTGGCCCTGGGCCCCGACGGTTCCCTGTTCATCGCGGACAGCTTCAATAATCGGATCCGCCGGGTCGCGCCGGACGGTCGGATCGTCACCGTCGCCGGCTCCGGCCGTCACGGCCCGCCGGCCGGCCCCGCCGCCCGGCACGCCGCCTCGCTCAACCTGGCGCATCCGCACGGCGTCTACGTCGACGCGGCGGGCCTGGTGTACGTCGCGAACACCGGCGGCCACCAGGTGATCCGGATCGACCCGGATCTGCGGGCGGCACCGCTGGCGGGGGCGGGTGTCCCCGGCCTGTCCGGAGATCACGGACCCGCCCAGTTCGCCCAGCTCCGGCGCCCGCACGACGTCACGGCCCCGCCCGGACGGAATGTCTACCTCGCCGACACCGACAATCACCTGCTGCGGGCTGTCGACGCCGACGGGATCATCTCCACGGCCGCCGGGATGTTCTACGGCGCGTCCCCCGACGACGGAGCCCCGGCCCGGATCGCGGACGTCGGTCGACCCCACTCGCTGGCGCCCACCCCCTCGGGCGGTCTGCTGGTCACCGACCCCGATCGGGGACGGGTCCGCCTCGTCACCCACGATCGACTCGTCCGCATCTTCGCGGATGCCCGAACAGGTCTGCGGCGGCCGCTCGGTGTCACCGTCCACAGCGACGGCACCGCCTTCGTCGTCGACACCGCCCAGCACCTCATCCACCGTCTCCCGGTCGCATAG
- a CDS encoding tetratricopeptide repeat protein, with translation MNPAGTDTTHDAGKTVDFFVSYAGVDQAWAEWIADTLERAGRRVLLEAWDFVPGSNWPALVQAGLTTAGRLLAVLTPAYLASVGAAAQWQAIWAADMGGRGRRLIPVQVEPCEPDTLGLLGSLTWIDLTDLTDLAGPGAAAAARARLLDGIRAAVTGQVRSVNPTPLPTRDTRDVPAAADESERAARYPGRPPLVWGLPPELVRNPRFVGRASELAELRARLTGFDRAVPGPGSPVPGVRAQVVHGLGGVGKTELVVEFAYRYSHAYDLVWWIRGDKMTEVVAGLAALAAQLGLAHVEGDEAAAAAAAEALRAGRPHRRWLLVVDNAVIGNAVIGNAVIGNAVMGNNAGATATNPYLSRLLQAAETAEFGHLVITSRNPDWAGRATATEVAVLPRRDTIDLLRRHRAALEDAEAERLAAAVGDLPLAAEQAGAWLAASGMTVSDYLAALRVETRELLTRGKPDRYPFIVAAAWNLALDEIGPDEPAVVELLQLAGFFGPEPIPLDLFPALVVLGESNGELGESNGEGTLWSALSAACSSPLRWGDVVARLRALGLGKVEQGTITLHRLVQAVLRDRVPTSRHLEFRATVGWLMIRALPTAIQGNPAAWPRWAALLPHLQAQIEAEPSPADANAAGMLGLGNLAALYLQETGQLAAAVDLHTWVLARTEQVVGTDHPNTLVLRNNLALALQKAGRISEAIGLYERILARASRILESDDPNLGISRNNLASAYWAAGRIAEAVELLEQVVDDAGRIRGPDHRDTLLARSNLANAYQTAGRLAEAIRLHEEVLVDVVRVLGQEHLTTFLVRNNLASSYQASGRTTEALDLYEQVLTGREGVLGDNHPDTLLSRSNLADAYQALGRLPEAIDLYERVLSDARGVLGADHPHILITWNNLACAVAAAGRLAEAIDLYERVLADQRRVLGPDHRDTLTSQGNLANAYRAAGRTNADAADGADAADGAGD, from the coding sequence ATGAACCCGGCTGGCACGGATACCACCCACGACGCCGGGAAGACGGTGGACTTCTTCGTCTCCTACGCCGGCGTCGACCAGGCGTGGGCGGAGTGGATCGCGGACACCCTGGAGAGGGCTGGCCGCCGCGTGCTGCTCGAGGCATGGGACTTCGTCCCCGGGTCGAACTGGCCTGCGCTCGTCCAGGCGGGACTGACCACCGCAGGCCGGCTCCTGGCGGTGCTGACCCCGGCCTATCTCGCCTCGGTCGGCGCGGCGGCGCAGTGGCAGGCGATCTGGGCGGCGGACATGGGCGGGCGGGGACGCCGGCTGATTCCGGTGCAGGTCGAGCCGTGCGAGCCCGACACGCTCGGCCTGCTCGGCAGCCTCACCTGGATCGACCTGACCGACCTGACCGACCTGGCCGGGCCGGGCGCCGCCGCAGCCGCTCGCGCCCGGCTGCTGGACGGGATACGTGCCGCCGTGACAGGGCAGGTGCGGTCGGTCAATCCCACGCCGCTCCCCACCCGCGACACCCGCGACGTGCCCGCGGCGGCGGACGAGTCCGAACGGGCAGCGCGGTATCCGGGTCGGCCCCCGCTCGTGTGGGGGCTGCCGCCGGAACTGGTGCGTAACCCCCGCTTTGTCGGGCGTGCATCCGAACTCGCCGAGCTGCGCGCGCGACTGACGGGCTTCGACCGGGCCGTGCCCGGCCCCGGTTCCCCTGTGCCGGGGGTGCGGGCCCAGGTGGTGCATGGCCTGGGCGGGGTCGGCAAGACGGAGCTCGTCGTGGAGTTCGCCTACCGGTACAGCCACGCCTACGACCTGGTCTGGTGGATCCGCGGCGACAAGATGACGGAGGTCGTCGCCGGCCTCGCCGCCCTCGCGGCCCAGCTGGGACTCGCCCACGTGGAGGGGGACGAGGCAGCGGCCGCCGCGGCGGCCGAGGCGTTGCGCGCCGGTCGACCTCATCGCCGGTGGCTGTTGGTCGTCGACAATGCCGTTATTGGCAATGCCGTTATTGGCAATGCCGTTATTGGCAATGCCGTCATGGGCAACAACGCCGGTGCTACCGCCACCAACCCCTACCTGTCCAGGCTTCTGCAGGCCGCGGAGACCGCCGAGTTCGGACATCTCGTGATTACCTCGCGCAACCCCGACTGGGCCGGTCGGGCTACCGCAACCGAGGTCGCGGTGCTGCCCCGGAGGGACACGATCGATCTGCTGAGGAGGCACCGAGCCGCGCTGGAGGACGCCGAGGCTGAGCGGCTCGCGGCCGCGGTCGGGGACCTGCCGCTGGCGGCGGAACAGGCCGGAGCCTGGCTCGCCGCCAGCGGCATGACCGTTTCGGACTACCTGGCTGCGTTGCGCGTGGAGACTCGGGAACTCCTTACCCGCGGAAAACCGGACCGCTATCCGTTCATTGTCGCCGCGGCGTGGAACCTGGCCCTGGACGAGATCGGACCGGACGAACCGGCCGTCGTCGAGCTGCTGCAGCTGGCCGGATTCTTCGGCCCGGAGCCCATCCCGCTCGACCTGTTTCCCGCGCTGGTGGTGCTGGGGGAGAGCAACGGGGAGCTGGGGGAGAGCAACGGGGAGGGGACGCTCTGGTCGGCGCTGAGCGCGGCCTGTTCCTCCCCGCTGCGCTGGGGGGACGTGGTCGCCCGCCTCCGTGCTCTCGGGCTGGGCAAGGTCGAACAGGGAACCATCACCTTGCATCGGCTGGTGCAGGCGGTGCTGCGGGACCGGGTTCCGACGTCGCGGCACCTGGAGTTCCGGGCCACCGTCGGCTGGTTGATGATCAGGGCCCTGCCCACCGCGATCCAGGGTAATCCGGCGGCCTGGCCGCGCTGGGCCGCGCTGCTCCCACACCTTCAGGCCCAGATCGAAGCCGAGCCGTCCCCGGCGGACGCGAACGCGGCGGGCATGCTGGGGCTGGGCAATCTGGCGGCGCTCTATCTCCAGGAAACCGGACAGCTCGCCGCCGCCGTGGACCTGCACACCTGGGTGCTGGCTCGAACCGAGCAGGTCGTGGGAACCGACCACCCCAACACCCTGGTTCTCCGGAACAACCTCGCCCTCGCCCTGCAGAAGGCCGGACGCATTTCCGAGGCCATCGGGTTGTACGAGCGGATCCTGGCGCGGGCCAGCCGCATCCTCGAATCCGATGATCCCAATCTGGGGATCAGCCGTAACAATCTCGCCAGCGCCTATTGGGCCGCCGGACGCATCGCGGAGGCCGTCGAACTGCTCGAGCAGGTTGTCGACGACGCTGGACGGATCCGTGGCCCGGACCATCGCGACACCCTGCTGGCCCGGAGCAACCTGGCCAACGCATACCAGACGGCGGGGCGCTTGGCGGAGGCGATCAGGCTGCACGAAGAGGTTCTCGTCGACGTCGTCCGGGTTCTCGGCCAGGAGCATCTCACGACCTTCCTCGTGCGCAACAATCTCGCCAGCTCCTATCAGGCCAGCGGACGGACGACTGAGGCCCTCGACCTGTACGAGCAGGTACTGACCGGCCGGGAAGGCGTTCTCGGCGACAACCATCCCGACACCCTGCTCTCCCGCAGCAATCTCGCCGACGCCTACCAGGCGCTCGGACGTCTGCCCGAGGCGATCGATCTGTACGAGCGGGTTCTCTCCGATGCCCGCGGTGTTCTCGGCGCTGACCATCCACACATCCTGATCACCTGGAACAACCTGGCCTGCGCCGTTGCGGCCGCGGGGCGCCTCGCGGAGGCGATCGACCTGTACGAGCGGGTACTGGCCGACCAGCGGCGTGTCCTCGGACCGGATCACCGCGACACCCTGACCTCGCAGGGAAACCTCGCCAACGCCTACCGGGCCGCCGGACGCACGAATGCCGACGCCGCTGATGGTGCCGACGCCGCTGATGGTGCCGGGGACTGA
- the bioB gene encoding biotin synthase BioB, translated as MDLSATLNSLVSKGVSGQAPTRDEALAVLRSDDDDLLDVVAAAYRLRRRYFGRRVKLNFLVNLKSGLCPEDCSYCSQRLGSNTGILKYTWLKPEEAAATAGAGISGGARRVCLVASGRGPTDRDVDRVADTIGAIKTAHPDVEVCACLGLLSDGQAAQLRAAGADAYNHNLNTAGEKYADICTTHTYNDRVDTVQEARHAGLSPCSGIIAGMGESDEDLVDVAFALRELAPDSIPVNFLMPFEGTPLGAEWNLNPRQCLRILAMVRFVNPTAEVRLSGGREIHLGSMQPLALSVVNSIFLGDYLTSEGQEGHQDLKMIAEAGFTVEGLNTDAEAALAMGAGLERVALRQRGAGTDLPPNA; from the coding sequence ATGGACCTGTCAGCCACTCTGAACAGCCTTGTCAGCAAGGGGGTGAGTGGTCAGGCTCCGACCCGGGACGAGGCCCTGGCCGTCCTGCGCAGTGACGACGACGATCTCTTGGACGTCGTCGCCGCCGCCTACCGGCTCCGGCGGAGGTACTTCGGCAGGCGTGTCAAGCTGAACTTTCTGGTGAACCTCAAGAGCGGACTCTGTCCGGAGGACTGTTCCTATTGCTCGCAGCGGCTCGGTTCGAACACGGGAATCCTGAAGTACACCTGGCTCAAGCCCGAGGAGGCCGCCGCGACGGCCGGCGCCGGCATCTCGGGCGGTGCCCGCCGGGTGTGCCTGGTCGCGAGCGGCCGCGGGCCGACGGACCGGGACGTCGACCGCGTGGCGGACACGATCGGCGCGATCAAGACCGCGCATCCGGACGTGGAGGTGTGCGCGTGCCTCGGCCTGCTGTCCGACGGGCAGGCCGCACAGCTGCGGGCGGCCGGTGCGGACGCCTACAACCACAACCTGAACACGGCCGGTGAGAAGTACGCAGACATCTGCACGACGCACACCTACAACGACCGGGTCGACACGGTGCAGGAAGCCAGGCACGCCGGCCTCTCACCCTGCTCGGGTATCATCGCCGGCATGGGGGAGAGCGACGAGGACCTCGTCGACGTCGCCTTCGCGCTGCGCGAGCTCGCCCCGGACTCCATCCCGGTCAACTTCCTCATGCCATTCGAGGGCACGCCCCTGGGGGCGGAATGGAACCTCAACCCCCGGCAGTGCCTGCGCATTCTCGCCATGGTCCGGTTCGTCAACCCCACGGCCGAGGTGCGGCTCTCGGGCGGCCGGGAGATTCATCTCGGCTCGATGCAGCCCCTCGCCCTCTCGGTGGTGAACTCCATCTTCCTTGGTGACTACCTGACCAGTGAGGGTCAGGAGGGCCACCAGGACCTGAAGATGATCGCCGAGGCGGGATTCACGGTGGAAGGCCTCAACACCGACGCCGAGGCGGCGCTGGCCATGGGCGCGGGCCTGGAGCGGGTCGCGCTACGTCAGCGCGGTGCCGGCACCGACCTGCCGCCCAACGCCTGA